A region of Haloplanus sp. XH21 DNA encodes the following proteins:
- a CDS encoding ABC transporter permease, which yields MKRYVAVRGLQTLFTLWLVLTALFVMFRSMPGDFTSQMAVSGASEESLAALRAQWGLDQPLHVQYWRYITNLAQGNLGESPVYRVPVWEFVKMRIFNTFILVAPAMTFTYLLGALIGTIAGSKRGSRLEKLGLVPVIGVGSFPAFFISIILIVVFASWLNLFPTSGMLSAGGSDAVAWWKPYTSADFGIHYVLPFVAVVCRYLFIPSLIMRTSVVEVMGQDYTEYHRLTGLPVGKRLRHVAKHASLPVITIYPVSLARALGGLVLIETVFNWPGIGFTLVEAVLGRDYPVVQFVFFVVAAFVIISNFLIDLLYGVIDPRIRVDN from the coding sequence ATGAAACGCTACGTCGCCGTCCGGGGGCTCCAGACGCTGTTCACGCTGTGGCTGGTCCTGACCGCACTGTTCGTCATGTTCCGGTCGATGCCCGGTGACTTCACCTCACAGATGGCCGTCTCGGGCGCGAGCGAGGAGTCACTCGCCGCGCTCCGTGCCCAGTGGGGGCTCGATCAACCGCTTCACGTCCAGTACTGGCGGTACATCACGAACCTCGCACAGGGGAACCTCGGCGAGTCGCCGGTCTACCGCGTCCCAGTCTGGGAGTTCGTGAAGATGCGCATCTTCAACACGTTCATCCTCGTCGCGCCCGCGATGACGTTCACGTACCTCCTTGGCGCCCTCATCGGTACGATAGCGGGGAGCAAACGCGGGAGTCGCCTCGAAAAACTGGGTCTCGTCCCCGTCATCGGCGTCGGATCGTTCCCCGCGTTTTTCATCTCCATCATCCTGATCGTGGTGTTCGCTAGCTGGCTCAACCTGTTTCCGACATCCGGGATGCTGTCCGCGGGCGGAAGCGACGCGGTAGCGTGGTGGAAGCCCTACACCTCGGCGGACTTCGGCATCCACTACGTCCTGCCCTTCGTGGCGGTCGTCTGCCGGTACCTGTTCATCCCTTCGCTCATCATGCGAACCAGCGTCGTCGAGGTGATGGGACAGGACTACACGGAGTACCACCGGCTGACCGGCCTGCCGGTCGGCAAGCGCCTCCGCCACGTCGCCAAACACGCCAGCCTCCCCGTGATCACCATCTACCCCGTGTCCCTGGCGCGGGCGCTCGGCGGCCTCGTCCTGATCGAAACGGTGTTCAACTGGCCCGGGATCGGTTTCACGCTCGTTGAGGCGGTACTCGGGCGCGACTACCCGGTCGTCCAGTTCGTCTTCTTTGTCGTCGCCGCCTTCGTCATCATCTCGAACTTCCTGATCGACCTGCTGTACGGCGTCATCGACCCTCGCATCCGGGTCGACAACTGA
- a CDS encoding amidase encodes MRTLSEAELVALGDRFGIPVDDERAADLTRTVNELLDGLDALAHSPLVDDAPSPTGAPPGERTWADPVDDPHSAVAVDCTVPPSADGHLAGVDVGVKDVVAVAGIPMRCGSATMRGFVPARDATVVDRLRGAGATIAAKTACDEFAGSARGTTGYGPPITNPYDDDRTAGGSSGGSAVAVATDRVDAALGTDTGGSVRIPAAFCGVVGYKPTYGLVPLTGVVENTYTQDHVGTFTDTVADAAALLGALAGADDADPASLAAAGRAGYRVGGYREAVAAPSEPAGIRIGVLDEGTGEGVADRVAERTMAAIDALADAGVDVRSVSVDSFHDARPIKNVLSFVELATHWRDGAAPYRRGGVDETLQTGFARARAGAGGELGDFYASKLLAGARVVEAHDGRPYVRAQAARERLRENFEAALAGVDALLLPTMPDIAPPVDAAADWEFDYARNTRAANVTRLPAVTLPNGTAAELPVGLQLVGSAFDDARLLSVAARVASVIGERT; translated from the coding sequence ATGCGCACGCTCTCGGAGGCGGAACTGGTGGCCCTCGGCGATCGGTTCGGTATCCCGGTCGACGACGAACGCGCGGCCGACCTCACCCGGACGGTGAACGAGCTGCTCGACGGTCTCGACGCGCTCGCGCACAGCCCGCTGGTCGACGACGCGCCGTCGCCGACCGGCGCTCCTCCAGGGGAACGAACGTGGGCGGACCCCGTCGACGATCCCCACAGCGCCGTCGCGGTCGACTGCACGGTGCCGCCGTCGGCGGACGGTCACCTCGCCGGCGTCGACGTCGGCGTCAAGGACGTCGTCGCCGTCGCGGGCATTCCCATGCGCTGTGGGTCGGCGACGATGCGGGGGTTCGTCCCTGCGCGGGACGCGACGGTGGTCGACCGACTCCGGGGCGCCGGAGCGACGATAGCCGCCAAGACAGCCTGTGACGAGTTCGCGGGGAGCGCCCGGGGGACGACCGGCTACGGCCCCCCGATCACGAACCCCTACGACGACGACCGAACGGCCGGTGGCTCCTCCGGCGGGAGCGCGGTGGCAGTGGCGACCGATCGGGTCGACGCCGCCCTCGGCACTGACACCGGCGGATCGGTGCGGATCCCCGCCGCCTTCTGCGGTGTCGTCGGTTACAAACCGACCTACGGGCTAGTTCCGCTGACCGGCGTCGTCGAGAACACCTACACCCAGGATCACGTCGGGACGTTCACCGACACCGTCGCCGACGCGGCGGCCCTCCTCGGGGCGCTGGCGGGGGCGGACGACGCGGACCCGGCGAGCCTGGCAGCGGCGGGCCGCGCGGGCTACCGCGTCGGCGGCTACCGCGAGGCGGTCGCCGCCCCGTCCGAACCAGCGGGCATCCGGATCGGCGTTCTCGACGAGGGAACGGGCGAGGGCGTCGCCGACCGTGTGGCGGAGCGCACGATGGCCGCTATCGACGCCCTCGCCGACGCTGGCGTCGATGTCCGCTCCGTCTCGGTCGACTCGTTCCACGACGCCCGCCCGATCAAGAACGTGCTGAGCTTCGTCGAACTCGCGACTCACTGGCGGGACGGGGCGGCGCCGTACCGCCGTGGTGGCGTCGACGAGACGCTCCAGACCGGCTTTGCGCGGGCGCGAGCCGGCGCGGGCGGCGAGTTGGGCGACTTCTACGCCAGCAAACTGCTTGCCGGTGCGCGCGTCGTCGAGGCTCACGATGGCCGCCCGTACGTCCGCGCACAGGCGGCCCGCGAACGGCTCCGCGAGAACTTCGAGGCGGCGCTCGCCGGCGTCGACGCCCTCCTCCTGCCGACGATGCCCGACATCGCCCCGCCGGTCGACGCCGCCGCCGACTGGGAGTTCGACTACGCCCGCAACACGCGGGCGGCGAACGTCACCCGACTCCCGGCGGTGACGCTTCCGAACGGGACGGCCGCGGAACTCCCCGTCGGCCTGCAACTGGTCGGGTCGGCGTTCGACGACGCTCGACTCCTCTCCGTCGCCGCGCGCGTCGCGTCGGTGATCGGAGAGCGAACCTGA
- a CDS encoding deoxyribonuclease IV, with translation MRVGAHVSVAGGVDNAIDNQRDVGGNCGQIFTHSPQVWQNPNVGDGEAAAFREGTAAHLDGPWVIHSSYLVNLCTPKADLRANSVDSMQREVDAAAKLGIDYVNVHLGAHTGAGTAAGLDNAVSALDELDVPEGVTVLIETDAGSGTKLGGEFEHLATVLEESSHDLGVCLDTAHVFAAGYDLSTRAGVDETVAEFDDVVGLDNLHCLHLNDSKHGCGTNKDEHAHIGEGLIGVEGMRRIVTHPDLWDCPFVLETPTENGKSFAWNIDRVRELRG, from the coding sequence ATGCGAGTCGGAGCACACGTCTCGGTCGCCGGCGGCGTCGACAACGCGATCGATAACCAGCGCGACGTCGGCGGAAACTGTGGCCAGATATTCACGCACTCCCCCCAGGTCTGGCAGAACCCGAACGTCGGTGACGGCGAAGCCGCCGCGTTCCGGGAAGGTACCGCCGCCCATCTCGACGGCCCCTGGGTGATTCACTCCTCGTATCTCGTCAACCTCTGTACGCCGAAGGCGGATCTGCGGGCGAACTCCGTCGACAGCATGCAGCGAGAAGTCGACGCCGCCGCGAAACTCGGCATCGACTACGTGAACGTCCACCTCGGCGCGCATACGGGCGCCGGGACGGCCGCGGGCCTCGACAACGCCGTCAGCGCGCTCGACGAACTCGATGTCCCCGAAGGGGTGACCGTCCTCATCGAAACCGACGCCGGTAGCGGCACGAAACTCGGCGGCGAGTTCGAACACCTCGCGACGGTGCTGGAGGAGAGCAGCCACGACCTGGGCGTCTGCCTCGATACGGCTCACGTCTTCGCCGCAGGCTACGACCTCTCGACACGGGCGGGCGTCGACGAGACGGTCGCCGAATTCGACGACGTGGTCGGTCTCGACAACCTCCACTGTCTCCACCTCAACGATTCGAAACACGGCTGCGGGACGAACAAGGACGAACACGCCCACATCGGCGAGGGGCTGATCGGCGTCGAGGGGATGCGCCGCATCGTCACGCATCCCGACCTCTGGGACTGCCCGTTCGTCCTGGAGACACCGACCGAGAACGGCAAAAGCTTCGCCTGGAACATCGACCGCGTCCGCGAACTTCGGGGATGA
- a CDS encoding ABC transporter ATP-binding protein produces MSEPLLEVEDLTIQYETDSGDLTAVSDASFSIDEGEFFGLAGESGSGKSTTAKAIIGGLDDNGRIDSGTIRYRGEEIQSFTDAQLNEKLRWKEISWIPQSSMNSLDPLQRVSEQAREIGRVHTDLSNEEIRQKLKEMFAVVGLQESRIDDYPHQFSGGMQQRAIIALALFLEPSLVIADEPTTALDVIMQDQIFKYLDRMKDDAETSLLLITHDISVIFESCDSVAIMHASQVAERGSTTAVHDNPRHPYAFMFKEAFPDIREPDRELEVIEGYPPEQFGAVSACSFADRCPWAVEECRDSAPSLDPVGDDATHAAACFRADEAYELYERYGATDPSDLDDRSATPVEESD; encoded by the coding sequence ATGTCCGAGCCACTGCTCGAGGTCGAAGATCTCACGATCCAGTACGAGACCGACTCCGGTGATCTCACCGCCGTCTCCGACGCCTCGTTCAGTATCGACGAGGGGGAGTTCTTCGGGCTCGCCGGCGAGTCGGGATCCGGCAAGAGCACGACCGCCAAGGCGATCATCGGCGGCCTCGACGACAACGGACGGATCGACTCCGGCACGATCCGCTACCGCGGCGAGGAGATCCAGTCGTTCACCGACGCGCAACTCAACGAGAAACTGCGCTGGAAGGAGATTTCGTGGATCCCTCAGAGTTCGATGAACAGCCTCGATCCGCTCCAGCGGGTGAGCGAGCAGGCCCGGGAGATCGGTCGCGTACACACTGACCTCTCGAACGAGGAGATCCGCCAGAAGCTCAAGGAGATGTTCGCCGTGGTCGGACTCCAGGAGAGTCGGATCGACGACTACCCACACCAGTTCTCGGGCGGGATGCAACAGCGGGCGATCATCGCGCTCGCGCTGTTTCTCGAACCCAGCCTCGTCATCGCCGACGAACCGACGACGGCGCTAGACGTGATCATGCAGGATCAGATCTTCAAGTATCTCGACCGGATGAAAGACGACGCCGAGACGAGCCTCCTGTTGATCACCCACGACATCAGCGTTATCTTCGAGTCGTGCGACAGCGTGGCGATCATGCACGCCAGCCAGGTCGCCGAGCGTGGATCGACGACCGCGGTTCACGACAACCCTCGCCACCCGTACGCGTTCATGTTCAAGGAGGCGTTTCCGGACATCCGCGAGCCGGATCGGGAGCTAGAGGTGATCGAGGGCTACCCCCCGGAGCAGTTCGGCGCGGTGTCGGCGTGTAGCTTCGCCGACCGCTGCCCATGGGCCGTCGAGGAGTGTCGTGACAGCGCCCCGTCGCTCGATCCCGTCGGCGACGACGCCACCCACGCCGCGGCCTGTTTCCGGGCCGACGAGGCGTACGAACTGTACGAACGATACGGCGCGACCGATCCGAGCGACCTCGATGATCGGAGCGCCACACCCGTCGAGGAGAGTGACTGA
- a CDS encoding ABC transporter substrate-binding protein has translation MAHDSGTVHESIDRRSVLRAIGAAGAASIAGCSGGDGSGGGGSSGGDLGERVQSLQMEYWSDYGGFTTTQEQMSPIISQGVNELGVGMEVVPVSITTQLSQMANDANRANNISFTWWVPAADRLDPQELLNNMRLDWAGANGQSNYSNYADCEYTRLLLEQTTAETQEEREQGIYETIARMAEDCAIGNLAPVANIGAWRTDMVEMGGIGNGGIARSNAEWAFKSSTTNGEDMVVSINPIATETSNWMTHSAAMPEAMWQHMIHSPIHKYNENFELTELLGSVDVVSSQEVVVELFEDATFTNGDPITAEDVKFTFEQIQRGGETGAYPGAAPVPYDAIETPDERTVRFTFTEPYIPFSRTTLMRWGILHKESFEAAGAVENPGDAQFETPIVSSGPLEVTELQRGQRVVTEPHDGHPTYEASQPIIFEAYRNEETMITALEAGECMISPEISPPNAERVNNEIDNAQAEFAATHTAFNLQYACHTAPCKFTEFRKAVAATVNRQQMIDVAMAGEVDPEMYPTYISQNHPMFPPEDMLYKQAEDPTGNPEMARQMLEDAGWGWDGDGNLHYPPDADLDPLWPEGETPSAEDFPCIEDLGLDP, from the coding sequence ATGGCACACGATAGCGGAACTGTGCATGAGTCGATCGATAGACGGTCAGTACTGCGGGCCATCGGTGCGGCGGGCGCCGCGAGCATCGCCGGCTGTTCGGGCGGCGACGGCTCCGGTGGTGGCGGCTCCAGCGGCGGCGACTTGGGCGAGCGGGTGCAGTCCCTCCAGATGGAGTACTGGTCTGACTACGGCGGCTTCACGACGACCCAGGAACAGATGTCGCCGATCATCAGCCAGGGCGTCAACGAACTCGGCGTCGGGATGGAGGTCGTTCCGGTGAGTATCACCACCCAACTCTCACAGATGGCCAACGACGCCAACCGGGCGAACAACATCTCCTTCACGTGGTGGGTTCCGGCGGCCGACCGGCTCGATCCGCAGGAACTGCTGAACAACATGCGGCTGGACTGGGCCGGCGCTAACGGACAGAGCAACTACTCCAACTACGCCGACTGCGAGTACACGCGTCTGCTTTTGGAACAGACTACCGCCGAGACACAGGAGGAGCGCGAGCAGGGCATCTACGAGACGATCGCCCGCATGGCGGAAGACTGTGCGATCGGCAATCTCGCGCCAGTCGCCAACATCGGTGCGTGGCGGACGGACATGGTCGAAATGGGCGGGATCGGCAACGGCGGGATCGCCCGCTCGAACGCCGAGTGGGCGTTCAAGTCAAGCACCACCAATGGCGAGGACATGGTGGTGTCGATCAACCCCATCGCGACCGAAACCTCGAACTGGATGACCCACTCCGCCGCGATGCCGGAGGCGATGTGGCAGCATATGATCCACTCGCCGATCCACAAGTACAACGAGAACTTCGAACTGACCGAACTGCTCGGCTCGGTCGACGTGGTCAGTTCACAGGAGGTCGTCGTCGAACTGTTCGAGGACGCCACGTTCACCAACGGCGATCCGATCACCGCAGAGGACGTGAAGTTCACGTTCGAGCAGATCCAGCGCGGCGGCGAGACCGGCGCCTACCCCGGCGCTGCTCCGGTCCCTTACGACGCCATCGAGACGCCCGACGAGCGGACGGTCCGGTTTACGTTCACGGAGCCGTACATCCCCTTCTCCCGCACGACGCTGATGCGGTGGGGGATCCTTCACAAGGAGTCGTTCGAGGCGGCGGGCGCGGTCGAGAACCCCGGCGACGCCCAGTTCGAGACGCCCATCGTCTCGTCGGGACCGCTGGAGGTGACCGAACTCCAGCGAGGCCAGCGCGTCGTCACGGAACCACACGACGGCCACCCGACCTACGAGGCGTCCCAGCCGATCATCTTCGAGGCCTACCGCAACGAGGAGACCATGATCACCGCGCTGGAAGCCGGCGAGTGTATGATCTCCCCGGAGATATCGCCGCCCAACGCCGAACGCGTCAACAACGAAATCGACAACGCTCAGGCCGAGTTCGCGGCCACCCACACGGCCTTCAACCTGCAGTACGCCTGTCACACCGCGCCGTGCAAGTTCACCGAGTTCCGCAAGGCGGTCGCGGCGACGGTGAACCGCCAGCAGATGATCGACGTGGCGATGGCTGGCGAAGTCGATCCCGAGATGTACCCGACGTACATTTCGCAGAATCACCCCATGTTCCCCCCGGAGGACATGCTCTACAAGCAGGCCGAGGATCCGACCGGGAACCCGGAGATGGCTCGCCAGATGCTCGAAGACGCCGGCTGGGGCTGGGACGGCGACGGCAATCTCCACTACCCGCCGGACGCCGACCTCGATCCGCTGTGGCCCGAGGGCGAGACGCCGTCGGCCGAGGACTTCCCGTGCATCGAGGATCTGGGTCTGGATCCGTAA
- a CDS encoding ABC transporter permease produces MLQDRTTAVYFWILVSITLLGVVGPALAPYDIEETQYDDETGEVLSAAPPSLDHPLGTTFAGYDVLSRLLVGARPTVITGILGGGLILTIGTTIGITAGYVGGRTETLLMRFTDFAYGVPLIPFGIVMITFLGVGFLSSILVIGLILWRGGARVIRAQTLQIKQYPFVQVARATGASTPRIILKHVLPNVAPMAIFFLALGVGYAIMLQASLTFLGVASPFTPSWGVMIRNAFNSGYMTEAWWWSLTPGLLIGITVLSTFMFGRGYEDLITADGESVEADTVAA; encoded by the coding sequence ATGCTCCAGGACCGCACGACTGCGGTGTATTTCTGGATTCTCGTGTCGATCACCCTCCTTGGGGTCGTCGGCCCGGCCCTCGCACCGTACGACATCGAAGAGACGCAGTACGACGACGAGACGGGCGAAGTGCTGAGTGCGGCACCGCCTTCGCTCGATCACCCGCTCGGAACGACGTTCGCCGGCTACGACGTCCTCTCGCGACTGCTGGTGGGTGCCCGTCCGACCGTGATCACGGGCATCCTCGGGGGTGGGCTGATACTCACGATCGGAACGACGATCGGTATCACCGCCGGATACGTCGGCGGGCGGACCGAAACGTTGCTGATGCGCTTTACCGACTTCGCCTACGGCGTCCCGCTCATCCCGTTCGGAATCGTCATGATCACGTTCCTCGGGGTCGGATTCCTCTCTTCGATCCTCGTCATCGGATTGATCCTCTGGCGCGGCGGCGCGAGGGTGATCCGGGCCCAGACGTTGCAGATCAAGCAGTATCCGTTCGTGCAAGTCGCTCGGGCGACCGGCGCGAGCACGCCGCGGATCATCCTCAAACACGTCCTGCCGAACGTGGCGCCGATGGCGATTTTCTTCTTGGCGCTCGGCGTCGGCTACGCCATCATGCTCCAGGCGAGTCTGACCTTCCTCGGCGTCGCCTCCCCGTTCACTCCCTCGTGGGGGGTGATGATCCGGAACGCGTTCAACTCCGGCTACATGACCGAAGCGTGGTGGTGGTCGCTGACACCGGGGCTCCTGATCGGTATCACGGTGCTGTCGACGTTCATGTTCGGACGGGGCTACGAGGATCTCATCACGGCCGACGGGGAGTCGGTCGAAGCCGACACGGTGGCCGCGTAA
- a CDS encoding oligopeptide/dipeptide ABC transporter ATP-binding protein: MATDTPLLEIDNLQKYFEESTNVVDTLLRREPSKIQAVDGVSFTLDANDSVAVIGESGCGKTTLLLTLIGLHDITGGDVVYKGTPMSSFDDADWKDYRSNVQVIFQDPFNSLDPKMTVEESLKEPLKIHGIGNRDERVRQILEDVELRPPEAYLKRKPANLSGGEKQRVAIGRALVLEPDVILADEPVSMLDVSTQASVLRMLKGLIDEYDTSMIYISHDLSTVSYIAETVNVMYLGRFVESAPTDRLLDDPKHPYTEALVSAIPVPDPHYDRPRTDMSGAPRDPIDIGDGCRFRDRCPKVIPPDDIDVEQAAFREVMAFREALERDDIAMDRIRNQLDGAPDTDALAAALESEYFSAELDGENEATLRAALRSVARGDREAAVDRLAARFESVCERTPRRTQEDDEWYVACHQYYEHDQTSSETHAITTD; this comes from the coding sequence ATGGCTACCGATACACCGCTACTCGAGATCGACAACCTGCAGAAATACTTCGAAGAAAGCACCAACGTCGTCGATACGCTCCTGCGGCGCGAGCCCTCGAAGATTCAGGCCGTCGACGGCGTCTCCTTCACGCTCGATGCCAACGACTCGGTCGCCGTCATCGGGGAGAGCGGGTGCGGAAAGACGACGCTCCTGCTGACGCTCATCGGTCTCCACGACATCACCGGCGGGGACGTGGTGTACAAGGGGACGCCCATGTCTTCGTTCGACGACGCGGACTGGAAGGACTACCGGAGCAACGTGCAGGTGATCTTCCAGGATCCGTTCAACTCGTTGGACCCCAAGATGACCGTCGAGGAGTCGCTGAAAGAGCCTCTGAAGATCCACGGGATCGGCAACCGCGACGAGCGAGTCAGGCAGATCCTCGAAGACGTGGAACTCCGCCCGCCGGAGGCGTATCTGAAGCGCAAGCCGGCGAACCTCAGCGGCGGCGAGAAGCAGCGGGTCGCCATCGGCCGGGCGCTGGTGTTGGAACCGGACGTGATTCTCGCCGACGAACCGGTGTCGATGCTCGACGTGTCGACGCAGGCCTCCGTCTTGCGGATGCTGAAGGGCCTCATCGACGAGTACGACACCTCGATGATCTACATCTCACACGACCTCTCGACGGTGTCGTACATCGCCGAGACGGTGAACGTGATGTATCTGGGTCGGTTCGTCGAGTCGGCGCCAACCGACCGTCTCCTCGACGATCCCAAGCATCCGTACACGGAGGCGCTCGTCTCGGCGATTCCGGTCCCGGACCCCCACTACGACCGCCCGCGGACGGACATGTCCGGAGCGCCGCGAGATCCGATCGATATCGGGGACGGCTGTCGGTTCCGTGACCGGTGTCCGAAGGTGATCCCACCGGACGACATCGACGTGGAGCAGGCCGCCTTCCGGGAGGTGATGGCGTTCCGCGAGGCGCTCGAACGGGACGACATCGCCATGGACCGCATCCGAAACCAACTCGACGGGGCTCCCGACACCGACGCGCTCGCGGCGGCCCTCGAGTCCGAGTACTTCTCGGCCGAACTGGACGGCGAGAACGAGGCGACGCTCCGAGCGGCGCTCAGATCGGTCGCCCGTGGCGACCGTGAAGCCGCCGTCGACCGACTCGCGGCGCGGTTCGAGAGCGTCTGCGAGCGAACGCCTCGCCGGACCCAGGAGGACGACGAGTGGTACGTCGCCTGCCACCAGTACTACGAACACGACCAGACATCCTCGGAGACTCATGCAATCACGACCGACTGA
- a CDS encoding TlpA family protein disulfide reductase, producing MSSTNDTHDTKSTEATIDRLVERGVFEAPLGDEVRPTAAFDDAVERYRQTLTDADDRRTVVASLTDDPETATALSAGQVTDPDFLARYLALRERDPDLSPARALALAAVIGQTDKERPPAEGAPEAFLPVDGADLQRLVGLYDRCVVYAWREDCTPCDAVRGDFDDLFADGPPDDLLPLAVYGPDCPRLLDREFDVTGAPTILFTLEGRVDSRFVGAPTTAGLRAEVETLRERTLPSER from the coding sequence ATGTCATCAACCAACGACACTCACGACACGAAGAGTACAGAGGCGACGATCGATCGACTCGTCGAGCGCGGCGTGTTCGAGGCGCCCCTCGGGGACGAGGTGCGCCCCACGGCGGCGTTCGACGACGCGGTCGAACGCTACCGACAGACGCTCACCGACGCCGACGACCGACGGACGGTGGTTGCTTCGTTGACCGACGACCCGGAGACGGCGACCGCGCTCTCGGCGGGCCAGGTGACGGATCCCGACTTCCTCGCCCGGTATCTCGCTCTCCGGGAGCGTGATCCCGACCTGTCGCCGGCCCGGGCGCTCGCGCTCGCGGCCGTGATCGGTCAGACCGACAAAGAGCGACCGCCGGCCGAGGGCGCGCCCGAGGCGTTTCTCCCCGTCGACGGCGCGGATCTCCAGCGACTCGTCGGCCTCTACGACCGGTGTGTCGTCTACGCGTGGCGGGAGGACTGCACGCCCTGCGACGCGGTGCGCGGGGACTTCGACGACTTGTTCGCCGACGGCCCGCCCGACGACCTGCTCCCGCTCGCCGTCTACGGTCCGGACTGCCCGCGCCTGCTGGATCGCGAGTTCGACGTGACGGGCGCCCCGACCATCCTGTTCACGCTGGAGGGGCGCGTCGACTCCCGGTTCGTCGGAGCGCCGACCACCGCGGGGCTTCGCGCGGAGGTAGAGACGCTCCGCGAGCGGACGCTCCCGTCGGAGCGATGA
- a CDS encoding redoxin domain-containing protein, giving the protein MTRDEPIAVGEKVADVTTTLVRPDGTVEETALSELAADRPVLLSFYTVDFSPDCIDEWCSFRDFDWFSSGEHVQVVGSSKSSANLHRRFIDYLGLNFPLFADTDLELSDAFGVTYRALGLSRRSRRSCFLVDEDLTIQYRWVGEHWLDPTRDTPPVDEIHEAITERLDVTEPETFGFQ; this is encoded by the coding sequence ATGACGCGGGATGAACCGATCGCGGTCGGTGAGAAGGTGGCGGATGTCACGACGACGCTCGTGCGTCCGGACGGCACCGTCGAGGAGACGGCGCTGAGTGAGCTGGCTGCCGACCGGCCGGTGTTGCTCAGTTTCTACACGGTGGATTTCAGTCCCGACTGCATCGACGAGTGGTGTTCGTTCCGCGATTTCGACTGGTTCTCCAGCGGCGAACACGTCCAGGTCGTCGGATCGAGCAAATCGAGCGCGAACCTCCACCGCCGGTTCATCGACTACCTCGGACTCAACTTCCCGCTCTTTGCCGATACGGACCTCGAACTCTCCGACGCGTTCGGCGTCACGTACCGCGCGCTCGGGCTCTCGCGTCGTTCCCGACGTTCGTGTTTCCTCGTCGACGAGGACCTCACGATCCAGTATCGGTGGGTCGGCGAACACTGGCTCGATCCGACGCGTGACACGCCGCCCGTCGACGAAATTCACGAGGCGATCACGGAGCGGCTCGACGTCACCGAACCGGAGACGTTCGGCTTTCAGTAG
- a CDS encoding lipoate--protein ligase family protein, whose protein sequence is MNASVGPYAGHEWRLIREERWSGPMNMALDEIAAETAAEGGPRTLRVYRWDPSTLSLGYHQEPATVDWDHCERAGIGVTRRPTGGGGIYHDAYGDISYTITAPADELPGDLMASYHQLCAPILDAFDRMGVPATFAETGRPALYPPACYLRELHSAHDVVVGERKVSGNAQHRRTDAVVQHGSLTYSMRPERHLSVFADPDADAATFRDRVTAIDEHTDWSRSEAVTALERALRAWADAEEGSWTDGELERARTRAAEKYASDEWTRRRPGERY, encoded by the coding sequence ATGAACGCGAGCGTCGGCCCCTACGCCGGCCACGAGTGGCGGCTGATCCGCGAGGAACGCTGGTCGGGTCCGATGAACATGGCGCTCGACGAGATCGCGGCGGAGACGGCCGCCGAAGGCGGGCCGCGGACCCTCCGCGTCTACCGCTGGGATCCGAGTACCCTCTCGCTGGGCTACCATCAGGAGCCCGCCACCGTCGACTGGGACCACTGCGAGCGGGCGGGAATCGGCGTCACACGCCGCCCGACCGGGGGCGGCGGCATCTACCACGACGCTTACGGCGACATCTCCTACACCATCACGGCCCCGGCCGACGAACTCCCGGGGGATCTGATGGCGTCGTATCACCAGCTCTGTGCGCCGATCCTCGACGCCTTCGACCGGATGGGGGTCCCGGCGACGTTCGCCGAGACGGGCCGGCCCGCGCTGTACCCGCCCGCGTGCTACCTGCGCGAACTCCACTCCGCTCACGACGTGGTCGTGGGGGAGCGGAAGGTGAGCGGCAACGCCCAGCACCGACGGACCGACGCCGTCGTCCAGCACGGCTCGCTCACCTACTCGATGCGGCCCGAGCGCCACCTGTCCGTGTTCGCCGATCCCGACGCCGACGCCGCGACGTTTCGCGACCGGGTCACCGCGATCGACGAACACACCGACTGGAGCCGCTCGGAAGCGGTGACGGCCCTCGAGCGGGCGCTTCGGGCGTGGGCCGACGCCGAGGAAGGATCCTGGACCGACGGCGAACTCGAACGGGCGCGGACGCGCGCGGCGGAGAAGTACGCGAGCGACGAGTGGACGCGACGCCGGCCGGGCGAGCGCTACTGA